The following coding sequences lie in one Arachis ipaensis cultivar K30076 chromosome B03, Araip1.1, whole genome shotgun sequence genomic window:
- the LOC107630588 gene encoding E3 ubiquitin-protein ligase RNF144A — MSLQSPLNPQTGSNRRRRTAPSSPSNDVIDVDNFVFTPVTHKGTDKTTPISVEHYALDRDLQLAIAASLAVPLPHLINISDDDDDDDDDVSILAAKPENTPFGKRRKRDNNENEKGESSNSAPPFICEICTETKSLVESFCVTGCHHSYCNDCVVLYVGSKLQENVINIRCPVPGCKGLLELEDCREILPKEVFDRWGMAMCEAVVVEGERFYCPFKDCSALMINDGGELVRQSECPNCRRLFCAQCKVAWHDRIGCDEFQTLNKDEREKEDIMLMNLAKTKKWRRCPMCKYYVEKSQGCMYMKCRCGYAFCYSCGALSNNNTHYCSSCKR, encoded by the exons ATGAGCCTCCAGTCCCCTCTGAATCCCCAAACAGGATCAAACAGAAGGAGAAGGACTGCTCCGAGTTCCCCTTCCAACGATGTAATCGACGTTGACAATTTCGTCTTCACACCAGTCACTCACAAGGGCACAGACAAGACCACACCCATCTCCGTCGAACACTACGCCCTAGACAGGGACCTCCAGCTCGCAATCGCCGCCTCCCTCGCCGTCCCACTACCTCACCTCATCAACATAtccgacgacgacgacgacgacgacgacgacgtcAGCATCCTCGCTGCAAAACCCGAAAATACCCCTTTCGGGAAACGAAGAAAGAGGGACAACAATGAGAACGAGAAAGGCGAGTCCTCCAACAGCGCCCCACCATTCATCTGCGAAATCTGCACCGAAACAAAGTCATTAGTGGAGTCTTTCTGCGTCACCGGTTGCCATCACTCTTACTGCAACGACTGTGTGGTACTGTATGTTGGGTCGAAGCTTCAGGAGAATGTGATTAACATTCGGTGTCCGGTGCCAGGATGCAAGGGACTTTTAGAGCTGGAAGATTGTCGTGAGATTCTCCCGAAGGAGGTTTTCGATCGATGGGGGATGGCCATGTGTGAGGCTGTGGTTGTCGAGGGTGAGAGATTCTATTGCCCTTTCAAGGACTGCTCAGCGCTTATGATCAACGACGGCGGAGAGTTGGTGAGGCAATCAGAGTGCCCTAACTGTCGGAGGCTGTTCTGTGCCCAGTGCAAGGTTGCTTGGCATGATAGGATTGGCTGCGACGAGTTTCAGACCCTGAATAAGGATGAGAGGGAGAAGGAGGATATTATGCTGATGAATCTGGCTAAAACCAAGAAGTGGAGGAGGTGCCCCATGTGCAAGTATTATGTTGAGAAATCTCAGGGCTGCATGTACATGAAATGCAG ATGTGGATATGCCTTCTGTTACAGCTGTGGAGCCCTTTCCAACAATAATACCCACTATTGCAGCAGCTGCAAGCGTTAA